One stretch of Pseudoalteromonas shioyasakiensis DNA includes these proteins:
- a CDS encoding cupin-like domain-containing protein, with translation MGSAVMFAAAPIKECQASSIADLKPFLAELTEPLVIRDLCADWPQVIAAKQGSKSALDYLLGLANNAPVRSFSSEAIHHGRYFYNADLSGLNFSQHADSLQAVLQKLALKLSQTDNDSLYMGSTAVEYCAPGFSLENPLIVTDYNCLTSLWVGNHSQIAAHYDNADNLACVAAGERTFTLMPTDQVNNLYVGPLEFTPAGQAISLVDFSNPDLSRFPRFKEALSKAQSATLTPGDAIYIPALWWHQVSATSPFNVLVNYWWRQAPEYLANPFDAMLHSMLAIKDLPNEHKQKWQQLFNHYVFADDVDLASHVAEPVQGILADIDEITARRLRQLLLQKLNR, from the coding sequence ATGGGCTCAGCAGTAATGTTTGCGGCTGCGCCAATAAAAGAATGCCAGGCTTCAAGCATTGCTGATCTTAAACCTTTTTTAGCTGAGCTTACTGAACCACTGGTAATAAGAGATCTCTGTGCTGATTGGCCCCAAGTAATTGCAGCTAAACAAGGCTCTAAAAGCGCTTTAGACTATCTTTTAGGTCTTGCCAATAATGCTCCGGTGCGAAGCTTTAGTAGCGAGGCAATTCATCATGGTCGGTATTTTTATAACGCTGATTTATCGGGGCTTAATTTTTCACAGCACGCCGATAGTCTTCAGGCTGTATTGCAAAAACTAGCATTAAAACTGTCGCAAACCGATAATGATTCGTTGTATATGGGTTCCACTGCAGTAGAGTATTGCGCTCCGGGCTTTAGCCTTGAGAACCCATTAATAGTGACCGATTATAATTGCCTTACAAGCCTCTGGGTGGGGAATCATAGCCAGATTGCGGCTCACTATGACAATGCCGATAACCTAGCTTGTGTTGCAGCTGGTGAACGCACTTTTACTCTAATGCCAACCGATCAGGTCAATAACCTTTACGTTGGCCCGCTGGAGTTTACACCTGCTGGACAAGCAATTAGCTTAGTTGATTTTAGTAACCCAGATTTGAGCCGTTTTCCACGTTTTAAAGAGGCTCTTTCAAAGGCTCAATCAGCTACCCTTACCCCTGGCGATGCTATCTATATACCTGCTCTATGGTGGCATCAGGTTAGCGCGACCAGTCCATTTAATGTATTAGTAAACTATTGGTGGCGACAAGCCCCAGAGTATTTGGCAAACCCATTTGATGCCATGCTGCACAGTATGTTGGCGATTAAAGACTTACCAAACGAGCACAAGCAGAAATGGCAGCAACTATTTAATCATTATGTCTTTGCTGATGATGTGGATTTAGCAAGCCATGTAGCTGAGCCTGTACAAGGGATATTAGCAGATATCGACGAAATAACAGCGAGAAGATTAAGACAGCTATTACTACAAAAGCTCAACCGATAG
- a CDS encoding glycoside hydrolase family 3 protein: MKLKKTFTLCSLMMASVSMLGCSGQDKVTNVNAEQEIWPNIETGIAANPEMEAKIAKILTNMTLEQKIAQMIQPEIRDITVEDMRKYGFGSYLNGGGAFPNNDKHASAADWIDLAEKMYQASIDDSLDGSSIPTMWGTDAVHGHNNVIGATLFPHNIGLGATNNPELIEKIAAATAQEVMVTGIDWVFAPTVAVVRDDRWGRTYEGYSEDPEIVKSYSAAIVRGLQGAVDDDFLSDKRVISTVKHFLGDGGTEGGDDQGNNTASEQELFDIHAQGYVGGLGAGAQTVMASFNSWNGEKIHGSKYLLTDVLKGKMGFDGFVVGDWNGHGQIPGCTNGNCAQAANAGLDVYMVPTDAWKPLYENLIKQVKSGEIAQSRIDDAVTRILRVKMRAGLFDKPSPAKRPLSGKTEIIGSAEHRAIAKQAVRESLVLLKNKQALLPLSPNTNVLVAGQGADNIGMQSGGWTITWQGTGNENSDFPGGSSIFDGIKATVEQAGGQVQYDENGAFETKPDVAIVVFGEQPYAEGNGDLDNLEYQRGNKTDLALLKKLKDAGIPVVSLFISGRPMWVNAELNASDAFVATWLPGSEGDAISDVIFKKQDGSINHDFKGKLSFSWPNNPVGNQNRGDKDYAPLLPYGFGLTYQDKNTLADDLSEKSQVSAKLEDLVLFERAVKAPWSLQLQSGSELQAMTSSRAALNAVSVKTFDKDVQEDARAISFNGKEAAAVRLMAAFPSDLRSYVEKAGQLEMQIKVDQAADAPLMLGMQCGENCDGQFDISKQVKGTSDWQTLTVDLSCFAEQGVQLGQVFSPWQLATEGAWQVSIAKLSLSSSHTQDSSVSCQ; this comes from the coding sequence ATGAAATTGAAAAAAACATTCACTCTCTGTTCGTTAATGATGGCAAGCGTCAGCATGCTAGGTTGTAGTGGGCAAGACAAGGTTACAAACGTGAACGCTGAGCAAGAAATTTGGCCAAACATCGAAACAGGTATTGCAGCAAATCCAGAGATGGAAGCAAAAATTGCGAAAATACTCACAAATATGACCCTAGAGCAAAAAATTGCTCAAATGATCCAGCCAGAAATTCGCGATATTACCGTTGAAGATATGCGTAAATATGGCTTTGGTTCTTATCTTAATGGTGGTGGAGCATTCCCTAATAATGACAAACATGCCAGCGCCGCTGACTGGATTGACCTTGCTGAGAAAATGTATCAAGCCTCTATAGATGACTCGCTCGATGGTAGCTCTATACCTACCATGTGGGGCACCGATGCAGTACATGGTCATAACAACGTTATTGGTGCGACATTATTCCCACATAACATTGGCTTGGGTGCGACAAATAACCCTGAGCTAATCGAAAAAATTGCAGCTGCTACAGCGCAAGAAGTGATGGTAACTGGTATCGACTGGGTGTTCGCGCCAACTGTGGCTGTTGTGCGTGATGACCGCTGGGGTCGAACTTACGAGGGCTACTCTGAAGACCCTGAAATTGTTAAATCTTACTCAGCAGCTATCGTTAGAGGTTTGCAAGGCGCGGTTGATGACGATTTCTTATCTGATAAGCGCGTAATTAGCACTGTTAAACACTTTTTAGGCGATGGCGGTACAGAAGGTGGTGATGACCAAGGTAATAACACGGCATCAGAGCAAGAGTTATTTGATATTCATGCGCAAGGTTATGTTGGTGGCTTAGGTGCGGGTGCACAAACCGTGATGGCGTCATTTAACAGCTGGAATGGTGAAAAAATTCACGGCAGCAAATATCTACTTACCGACGTGTTAAAAGGCAAAATGGGCTTTGACGGTTTTGTTGTCGGTGACTGGAACGGCCACGGTCAAATTCCGGGGTGTACTAATGGCAACTGTGCACAAGCCGCAAATGCGGGCCTTGATGTGTATATGGTTCCGACAGATGCATGGAAACCACTATACGAAAACCTCATCAAGCAAGTGAAAAGTGGTGAAATTGCGCAAAGCCGAATTGATGATGCGGTAACGCGTATCTTACGTGTAAAAATGCGCGCTGGTTTGTTTGATAAACCAAGCCCAGCTAAGCGTCCGCTTTCTGGTAAAACAGAGATTATTGGCAGTGCTGAGCATCGTGCAATTGCAAAACAAGCGGTACGTGAATCATTGGTGCTTTTGAAAAATAAGCAAGCGTTATTACCTCTATCACCAAATACAAATGTATTAGTTGCAGGTCAGGGTGCTGATAACATAGGCATGCAGTCTGGTGGCTGGACGATTACATGGCAAGGCACAGGCAATGAAAATAGTGATTTCCCGGGTGGTAGCTCTATTTTTGATGGCATTAAAGCAACCGTTGAGCAAGCCGGTGGGCAAGTTCAATACGATGAAAATGGTGCCTTTGAGACTAAGCCAGATGTTGCGATTGTAGTATTTGGTGAACAGCCGTATGCAGAAGGCAATGGTGATTTAGATAACCTTGAATATCAACGCGGTAATAAAACTGATTTAGCACTTCTTAAAAAGTTAAAAGATGCGGGTATTCCTGTGGTGTCACTATTTATTAGTGGTCGCCCAATGTGGGTGAATGCTGAGCTTAATGCTAGTGATGCGTTTGTTGCAACTTGGTTACCTGGTAGCGAAGGTGATGCAATTAGCGATGTTATCTTTAAAAAGCAAGATGGCTCTATCAATCATGACTTTAAAGGTAAGTTATCTTTTTCATGGCCAAATAATCCTGTAGGTAACCAAAATCGTGGTGATAAAGATTATGCGCCACTACTGCCTTATGGCTTTGGTTTAACTTATCAAGATAAAAATACATTAGCGGATGACCTGAGCGAAAAATCACAAGTTTCTGCTAAATTAGAAGACTTAGTATTATTTGAACGTGCCGTAAAAGCACCATGGTCACTACAGTTGCAAAGTGGTTCTGAGCTGCAAGCTATGACCAGCAGCCGTGCAGCATTAAATGCTGTTAGCGTAAAAACCTTTGATAAAGACGTGCAAGAAGATGCGCGCGCAATCAGCTTTAATGGTAAGGAAGCAGCTGCTGTTCGTTTAATGGCGGCGTTCCCGTCGGATCTGCGCTCATACGTTGAAAAAGCTGGTCAGTTAGAAATGCAAATTAAAGTAGATCAAGCTGCTGATGCGCCGTTAATGCTAGGTATGCAGTGTGGTGAAAACTGTGACGGTCAATTTGATATTAGCAAACAAGTTAAAGGTACAAGTGATTGGCAGACGCTAACCGTTGATTTGAGCTGCTTTGCTGAACAAGGTGTGCAGCTTGGGCAAGTGTTCTCACCGTGGCAGTTAGCTACTGAAGGTGCATGGCAAGTATCAATTGCTAAATTATCATTAAGTAGCTCACACACGCAGGACTCTTCAGTCTCATGTCAGTAA
- a CDS encoding SapC family protein, translating to MANHVLLDNISHKDLKVITTRGANWGDNISCATVFPSEFAKVQANQPIVFRKHPQTGQFEALALFGFENGENLLLNEQGELQLSYLPLSMQRQPFLIGQQTQYNNGIPEQSLVVHIDLDSPRISTRDGEAIFLEHGGNSDYLNHIAQVLNALHQEHQTINHFFERLLSVNLLESFSIEYADKNGEKVTVNGFYTINQQVLHDLTAEQLKQLQQQGDLQAIYMVLASMEKIPHLLNRKWAQQ from the coding sequence ATGGCCAATCATGTATTACTTGATAACATCAGCCATAAAGACCTAAAAGTCATCACCACACGCGGTGCTAACTGGGGCGATAATATTAGCTGCGCTACCGTATTTCCAAGTGAATTTGCTAAAGTCCAAGCAAATCAACCTATCGTATTTCGTAAGCACCCTCAAACAGGTCAATTCGAAGCCTTAGCTTTATTTGGTTTTGAAAATGGCGAGAACTTACTGCTAAACGAACAAGGTGAATTACAGCTGAGTTACTTACCACTGAGTATGCAGCGCCAGCCATTTTTAATTGGTCAACAAACTCAGTATAACAATGGCATTCCTGAGCAATCACTGGTGGTACATATTGATTTAGATAGCCCACGCATAAGCACACGCGATGGCGAAGCAATTTTTCTTGAACATGGTGGTAATAGCGATTATTTAAACCATATTGCTCAAGTACTTAACGCGTTACATCAAGAACATCAAACAATTAACCACTTTTTTGAGCGTTTGCTTAGCGTTAATTTACTCGAATCTTTCAGTATTGAATATGCGGATAAAAATGGCGAAAAAGTCACAGTGAACGGCTTTTATACCATTAACCAACAGGTACTACATGATTTAACCGCTGAGCAACTTAAGCAGTTACAACAGCAAGGTGACTTGCAGGCTATTTATATGGTGTTGGCATCAATGGAAAAAATCCCTCATTTGCTTAATAGAAAATGGGCTCAGCAGTAA
- a CDS encoding glycoside hydrolase family 16 protein, whose amino-acid sequence MSVKPYVVILLTGVLSACQQTAEPVKASLGDGWQLVWQDEFSQNTLDLAKWQHEVNCRGGGNDEQQCYTARSENSFVKNGLLHIVARQEQYTGPLHNRDEVSSDAEREKVATQPFTSARLRTKNLADWRYGRFEIRAKLPAGQGAWPAIWMLPTDWHYGRWASSGEIDIMEAVNLKTLTDDKTAPAGSLETRVHGTLHYGGPAPENVYSGTPYRFSEADNPADNFHVYALEWQQDEIRWYVDDVHYATFHHDHWYSTSQQQGGSFIENKGFAPFDQRFHLLLNFAVGGNWPANVNDKGVDFAGYPKQMLVDYVRVFQCSKNIETGIGCATTQPSAVQIKGK is encoded by the coding sequence ATGTCAGTAAAACCATATGTCGTTATTTTGCTAACAGGTGTACTTAGCGCCTGTCAGCAAACTGCTGAGCCTGTCAAAGCTAGCTTAGGTGATGGATGGCAGTTAGTTTGGCAAGATGAATTTTCACAAAATACTCTTGATTTGGCTAAGTGGCAACATGAAGTCAATTGTCGAGGTGGCGGTAATGATGAGCAGCAATGCTACACCGCACGAAGTGAAAACAGTTTTGTCAAAAATGGCTTATTGCATATTGTTGCTCGGCAAGAGCAATACACTGGGCCTTTACATAATCGCGATGAAGTAAGCAGCGATGCTGAGCGAGAAAAGGTGGCAACACAGCCTTTTACTTCTGCACGTTTACGTACTAAAAACTTAGCTGATTGGCGATATGGCCGTTTTGAAATTCGCGCTAAATTGCCTGCAGGACAAGGGGCGTGGCCTGCGATTTGGATGTTACCTACTGATTGGCATTATGGCCGCTGGGCATCTTCAGGCGAAATAGACATCATGGAAGCTGTGAATCTAAAGACCCTTACTGATGACAAAACAGCGCCAGCAGGTAGCCTTGAGACACGCGTACACGGCACTTTGCATTACGGTGGTCCTGCGCCAGAAAATGTCTACAGTGGTACGCCTTATCGTTTCAGCGAAGCAGATAACCCGGCTGATAATTTTCATGTTTATGCCCTTGAATGGCAACAAGATGAAATTCGTTGGTATGTTGATGATGTTCATTATGCGACATTTCACCACGACCATTGGTATTCAACATCACAACAACAAGGCGGCTCGTTTATAGAAAATAAGGGGTTTGCTCCATTTGATCAGCGTTTTCACTTACTCCTTAACTTTGCTGTAGGCGGAAACTGGCCTGCAAATGTGAATGACAAAGGCGTTGATTTTGCGGGTTACCCTAAGCAAATGCTGGTCGATTATGTACGTGTTTTTCAATGTAGTAAAAATATTGAAACAGGCATTGGTTGTGCAACTACACAGCCATCTGCAGTACAAATAAAGGGTAAGTAA
- a CDS encoding tryptophan 7-halogenase, with protein sequence MQQNEVKKVVILGGGTAGWLSAGLIAAQPHLTHNAHITLIESPDIATIGVGEGTWPTMRQTLKTIGISESEFIQRCDASFKQGSRFDSWCDDEGDAHYYHPFSLPVAYQQLNIAPYWFANKDAVSFSHAVASQTYLCDHHKAPKNHLHSAYQGEANYGYHLDAGKFAMLLQQHCTTKLKVEHIVSHVESINSDEDGYISSLQTHDHGAITGDIFIDCSGTHAKLLHQHYGIELIEQQDVLFNDRAVAVQVPYLNPQQEILSYTKATAQDAGWIWDIGLQSRRGLGMVYSSRFASSEDAKHALSQYIAKTQPGTEQSELTFREISFNPGYRRRFWYKNCLAIGMSAGFIEPLEASALVMVELGLNNLLANFPTHRAAMPTLAKRFDEQCHYRWQRIIEFLKLHYVLSKRTSPYWQAHKEANSIPAQLQENLALWQYQSPWLNDFDRTQEVFSAASYQYVLYGMKQLPQFPVLAMPTAIIEHFSTNQQQAKRGLQQLPTNRELLNHIQQFGIQPI encoded by the coding sequence ATGCAACAGAATGAAGTAAAAAAAGTCGTCATTTTAGGTGGGGGTACTGCGGGTTGGTTATCTGCAGGCTTAATTGCTGCCCAACCCCACTTAACTCACAACGCACACATTACACTAATTGAATCGCCAGATATTGCCACTATAGGTGTTGGTGAAGGTACTTGGCCAACCATGCGACAAACCTTAAAAACCATCGGCATTAGCGAAAGTGAATTTATTCAACGCTGTGATGCGTCTTTTAAACAGGGTTCACGCTTTGATAGCTGGTGCGACGATGAAGGCGACGCACATTATTATCACCCATTCAGCTTACCGGTGGCTTATCAGCAATTAAATATTGCACCTTACTGGTTTGCCAACAAAGATGCCGTGAGTTTTAGTCACGCAGTCGCAAGCCAAACCTACTTGTGCGATCACCATAAAGCGCCGAAAAACCACTTACATAGCGCCTATCAAGGTGAAGCAAACTATGGCTATCATTTAGATGCTGGTAAGTTTGCCATGCTGCTGCAACAGCACTGCACTACAAAATTAAAAGTTGAGCATATCGTCAGCCATGTTGAAAGCATCAATAGTGATGAGGATGGCTATATTAGTTCATTACAAACACACGATCATGGCGCTATCACGGGTGATATATTTATTGATTGCTCTGGCACCCACGCAAAGCTGTTACATCAGCATTACGGTATCGAACTAATCGAGCAACAAGATGTGCTATTTAACGACCGAGCAGTTGCCGTTCAGGTACCTTATTTAAACCCGCAACAAGAGATTCTTTCTTATACCAAAGCCACTGCTCAAGATGCGGGTTGGATTTGGGATATTGGCCTACAAAGCCGCCGTGGTCTTGGTATGGTGTACTCAAGCCGCTTTGCCAGTAGCGAAGATGCGAAACATGCACTTAGCCAATACATTGCAAAAACCCAGCCTGGCACAGAACAAAGTGAATTGACATTTCGTGAAATCAGTTTTAACCCCGGCTATAGACGCCGTTTTTGGTATAAAAACTGTTTAGCTATTGGTATGTCTGCAGGCTTTATTGAACCACTTGAAGCCTCAGCGTTAGTCATGGTGGAACTTGGTCTTAATAATTTACTTGCCAATTTCCCCACTCATCGTGCTGCAATGCCGACACTGGCAAAGCGTTTTGATGAGCAATGCCATTATCGCTGGCAACGTATCATTGAGTTTTTAAAGCTGCATTATGTGCTGTCAAAGCGCACTAGCCCCTATTGGCAAGCTCATAAAGAGGCAAACTCAATCCCTGCGCAGCTGCAAGAAAACTTAGCACTTTGGCAATATCAAAGCCCGTGGCTAAACGACTTTGACCGCACTCAAGAGGTCTTCTCTGCGGCCAGTTACCAGTATGTACTTTATGGTATGAAACAACTACCACAATTCCCTGTACTTGCAATGCCAACGGCTATTATTGAGCACTTTAGTACTAACCAACAACAAGCCAAACGCGGATTACAACAACTACCAACTAACCGTGAGCTGTTAAATCATATTCAGCAATTTGGCATACAACCTATTTAA
- a CDS encoding fumarylacetoacetate hydrolase family protein — protein MQSVKWNGDVFTSSKIICVGRNFAAHIAELNNETPASMVLFAKPNSAITDMLNSEHLGEALHYETELCFLVKNKQLAAVGLGLDLTKRELQSILKEKGLPWERAKAFNGSALFTEFVAVNDSLHYQFSLKIDGKETQLGDTKLMLFNAEQILAEISEFMDLEDGDIIMTGTPAGVGKVAANSTFAVTLMDGQQELLSHQWQAL, from the coding sequence GTGCAATCAGTAAAATGGAATGGTGATGTATTCACCTCAAGTAAAATTATTTGTGTTGGTCGTAATTTTGCAGCGCATATTGCAGAGCTTAACAATGAAACACCCGCTAGTATGGTGTTGTTTGCAAAACCAAATAGTGCCATCACAGATATGCTTAATAGTGAACACTTAGGTGAAGCTTTACATTACGAAACTGAGCTTTGTTTTTTAGTTAAAAACAAGCAACTGGCAGCGGTTGGACTTGGCCTCGATTTAACCAAACGTGAACTACAAAGCATACTTAAAGAAAAAGGCCTACCTTGGGAGCGTGCAAAAGCCTTTAATGGCTCAGCATTGTTTACTGAATTTGTCGCTGTTAATGACAGCTTGCATTATCAATTTAGTCTAAAGATTGATGGTAAAGAAACTCAACTAGGTGACACAAAGCTAATGTTGTTTAACGCTGAGCAAATTTTAGCTGAGATCAGTGAATTTATGGACTTAGAGGATGGCGATATAATTATGACAGGCACGCCTGCCGGGGTAGGGAAAGTCGCGGCTAATTCCACCTTTGCTGTAACACTTATGGATGGTCAACAGGAGTTACTATCCCATCAGTGGCAGGCTCTGTAA
- a CDS encoding TonB-dependent receptor: MAMGLSALVPHSAVAEEQPDKASDIEVIQVSGIRGSLVKSMDIKRQSAGVVDAITSEDIGKFPDTNLAESLQRITGVSIDRSNGEGSKITVRGFGPEFNLVTLNNRQMPTTGGRSFDFGDIATESVSGVEVYKTARSDIPSGGIGATVNITTAKPLSNPGLHASIGAKAVHDTSNETGSDVTPELSGIYSNTFNDDKFGILISGSVQERDNREQSMAVDNWIPNVDISSSPDLAVTDNNQRADGATWYPQNAGYAFSDNSRKRTNGQLVLQYAPNDRITATVDYTYSKLEFEKDGRSFGVWFNNGGNVSAATINENGTYTQVTEIGGDYSTNLNRGATTNENKSLGLNIDWQVTDNLNIEFDAHNSSAESAGVGIGHDAFMIIGNTSCSWCENPTVNIDEKMADFSKGEIPLIDMTLTNGQAEILPSDMGTLFAGVNKDTNTNDLDQYQLKGTWYNEDSGALSSINFGMSHTTIDFRTTTAYSGQLAAGWWLNSADWYDDSMFTRVDSSGLLDGFSGGGSDKLLNYYYDADFDDIVAIAESIDCDHPDGGIGACSWPADVNGMVQSGPIDDDHRVSEETTAVYAQANFETEFNGMPVNITAGLRYESTDVTANSLERPAVAMEWVNGNEWSYIYADERSFSNGEGSSKEFLPSIDMNIEVVEDVIARFSYSRSLARPPVGALRSTTSFLGNPKVGQRKVAVGNPNLKPYTADNIDLSLEYYYGEGSYVSAGYYRKQVDNFLVNITTEETIDGITDPFIGDRAEQAREDLAAAGEQPSDQAIHDKINENQGTEEGTPIVGNDTDPLASFFISRDNNVETANLWGWELAAQHMFGDSGFGIAANATFVFGDVEADRDAIGYQFALPGLSDSANFSAIYDLDGLSARISYNWRDEFLTGFDQHASPIFTESYGQWDINVNYAVNEKLTVFVEGLNLTDETQRTYVRYSEQLLRANQYGARYNIGFRYSF, from the coding sequence ATGGCAATGGGTCTAAGCGCGCTAGTTCCTCACTCAGCTGTCGCCGAAGAACAGCCCGACAAAGCGAGTGATATTGAAGTAATACAAGTATCCGGTATTCGCGGAAGTCTTGTAAAATCAATGGATATCAAACGTCAATCTGCAGGTGTTGTTGATGCAATTACTTCAGAAGATATTGGTAAATTCCCAGATACCAACTTAGCTGAATCTTTACAACGTATTACCGGTGTGTCTATTGACCGAAGTAACGGTGAAGGTAGCAAAATTACAGTTCGTGGTTTTGGTCCTGAATTTAACTTAGTAACGCTTAACAATCGTCAAATGCCAACAACCGGTGGTCGTTCATTTGATTTTGGTGATATCGCAACTGAAAGTGTGAGTGGTGTTGAAGTATACAAAACAGCTCGCTCTGATATCCCTAGCGGTGGTATTGGTGCAACCGTTAATATCACCACTGCAAAACCTCTCTCTAATCCTGGCCTACACGCATCGATTGGCGCAAAAGCCGTTCACGATACATCAAACGAAACAGGTAGCGATGTAACACCTGAACTTTCAGGTATTTACAGCAACACATTCAACGATGACAAATTTGGTATCTTAATTTCAGGTTCAGTGCAAGAGCGTGATAACCGTGAACAATCAATGGCGGTTGATAACTGGATCCCAAATGTTGATATTTCATCATCTCCTGATTTAGCTGTCACAGATAACAACCAACGCGCTGATGGTGCTACTTGGTATCCGCAGAATGCTGGTTACGCGTTTTCTGACAATTCACGTAAACGTACCAATGGCCAACTTGTGCTGCAATATGCACCTAATGACCGTATTACAGCGACAGTCGATTACACGTATTCAAAGCTTGAGTTTGAAAAAGATGGTCGTAGCTTTGGTGTTTGGTTCAATAATGGCGGTAACGTAAGTGCTGCAACTATCAATGAAAACGGTACTTACACTCAAGTAACTGAGATTGGTGGTGACTACTCTACAAACTTAAATCGTGGCGCGACAACCAACGAAAATAAATCGCTTGGTTTAAACATTGATTGGCAAGTAACAGACAACTTAAACATTGAGTTTGATGCGCACAACTCATCGGCAGAAAGTGCCGGTGTTGGTATTGGCCATGATGCATTTATGATCATCGGTAACACCTCATGTTCATGGTGTGAAAACCCAACCGTCAATATCGACGAAAAAATGGCTGACTTCAGCAAAGGCGAAATTCCGCTAATCGATATGACCTTAACTAATGGCCAAGCAGAAATTTTACCTAGCGACATGGGGACGCTTTTTGCCGGTGTAAACAAAGACACTAACACGAATGACCTTGACCAATATCAACTAAAAGGTACTTGGTATAATGAGGACAGCGGTGCTCTTTCGAGCATTAACTTTGGTATGTCACACACTACAATCGACTTCCGCACCACGACTGCTTATTCAGGTCAGCTAGCTGCTGGTTGGTGGTTAAACTCTGCTGATTGGTACGATGACAGCATGTTCACTCGAGTAGATAGCTCTGGTTTACTTGACGGTTTCTCTGGCGGTGGTAGCGATAAGTTATTAAATTACTATTATGATGCTGATTTTGATGACATCGTTGCGATTGCAGAAAGCATTGACTGTGATCACCCAGATGGCGGCATTGGTGCATGTAGCTGGCCTGCTGATGTAAATGGTATGGTGCAATCAGGTCCAATCGATGACGATCACCGTGTCAGCGAAGAAACAACAGCCGTATACGCACAAGCTAACTTCGAAACAGAGTTCAACGGTATGCCAGTGAACATCACTGCGGGTTTACGTTACGAATCAACGGATGTTACTGCAAACAGCTTAGAGCGCCCTGCTGTTGCAATGGAATGGGTTAACGGTAACGAGTGGTCATACATTTACGCTGATGAGCGCTCTTTCTCAAATGGTGAAGGTAGCAGCAAAGAGTTTTTACCTAGCATCGATATGAACATCGAAGTAGTTGAAGACGTCATCGCTCGTTTCTCTTACAGCCGAAGCCTTGCTCGCCCTCCAGTTGGCGCGCTTCGTTCAACAACGTCATTTTTAGGTAACCCTAAAGTTGGTCAACGAAAAGTTGCTGTAGGTAACCCAAACTTAAAACCTTATACCGCTGACAATATCGACCTATCACTTGAGTACTACTACGGTGAAGGCAGCTATGTATCAGCAGGTTACTACCGTAAGCAAGTTGATAACTTCTTAGTTAATATTACAACTGAAGAAACGATCGACGGCATTACTGACCCATTCATTGGTGATCGTGCAGAGCAAGCTCGTGAAGATTTAGCAGCAGCAGGTGAGCAACCATCTGACCAAGCAATTCACGATAAGATCAACGAAAACCAAGGTACAGAAGAAGGCACGCCTATCGTTGGTAACGATACAGATCCACTCGCAAGCTTCTTCATTTCGCGTGATAACAACGTTGAAACAGCAAATCTATGGGGCTGGGAACTGGCAGCTCAACATATGTTTGGCGATTCAGGTTTTGGTATTGCAGCCAACGCGACTTTCGTATTTGGTGATGTTGAAGCTGACCGAGATGCAATCGGCTATCAATTTGCTTTACCTGGTTTAAGTGATTCAGCTAACTTCTCAGCAATTTATGATTTAGACGGTTTATCAGCACGTATTTCTTATAACTGGCGTGATGAGTTCTTAACAGGCTTTGACCAACATGCTTCACCTATCTTTACTGAGTCTTACGGCCAGTGGGATATCAATGTGAACTACGCAGTTAATGAAAAACTAACGGTGTTTGTTGAAGGTCTAAATCTTACAGACGAAACGCAACGTACCTACGTTCGTTACTCAGAGCAGCTGTTACGTGCAAACCAATACGGTGCGCGCTATAACATCGGCTTCCGCTACTCGTTCTAG